CAGATAAGTAAATTGAGAAAGAAATctagaagaaaaatattgacATGAGGTTAATAAACTGATAAAGTTAATCAACTCTCAAAAATATATTGTACGGCATTGCAAAAGATAGCACTATATTTGGGTAAGAGAACCTTTTTCATTTCAGCAAAGGATTTTCATTAATGGAAAATGATTGAGGTCATTTATTTGATTCAACAAAATgttatgttttcattttctttcctatTGTCAAAATTTGTACAGGAAACAATGTAAACAGATAACAATTAAATGTTGCTTCCACTTTCATATCCCAACTTTTggaaagaataaacaaaaatgaaaacaaggtgttactttgtaattaaaagtgaaagcactaaacaaaaataagaaacattttTCACAAACCAAAGCaatagagagaagagagaaatcCCATCTCACCTGTTCCAGTTGATATACACTTTGCCTTCCCTGATTCCCCTGATCAAGTAGTGAAACTTGTTTTACAGCAAAAAAGAATCCATCTCTGCAGTGGAAATCAGAACATATAAACAAAATAGCAAAAGGAATGCACGGGCAGTTAGCACTTAAGTAACTTGTAAAAGAGACCATAATGGGATCAAATATCAAACCCTGTGAACTTCAATTAATTTAGAGTTTTGCAATAGGGGCTTTGCAGGGAAACCAACCCATATAATGAAGCACTTTGAACACAAGATATACAGAAGATAGTAGATGATAACTTAACTAAGTGGTCTAATAAACTTACTTTGACCATTCTATGACAAAAAACAAATACTCATATAATGCTTATGGGTATTTCCCAATCCGGAAGAGCAACagaacaaatatattttagcaTCAAAGAGTTATGACAGTTTTGGAAAGCCCCAACTGGGGCTCCATATTAGAGGAAAATTTAAACCATAAAAgcaacaaacataaaataatataatctagAATATTTggcaaagaaaaaagttaaatcaATACTAACTATGTTTTCCATTGCTTAAAAATCAACAGCCCAAGGAGTAATGGCACGAGCCAACACATGCAAAAAAGGGATGCACTAATAATAGTCTTTTTCAATAGATCGTTAACCAAAAGTACAAGACAGTTTAAAAGTTCTGTTATATATGTTCAGATATCATCCTGATTCTATTTGCATGtttccttatttccttaatttatttagtttccTTAGATAGCTTGGTCATAATTCCTGAATATTTATGTGTAGAAATAACTaaggaaaacacaagaaatCATCTTTCCTTTCATCTCAATAGATCCGATCACTTCTTCACTGTCAAAAAATTACTGTTttgaaaagaaaggaaatgaTTGATCATATTATTTAAGGAGCAAGACATTTTCCCAACAACCACGGCTATGCTTCAGTCCACAAACTGAAAACAATGATAAATATTGGCCAAAAGAATTCAAGGTTCATCCCATTTCCTAATCTGCCCATCATAACAAATAGTTACTATTTATGTTGACAACAAAAACTGGAAACAATAACTGATCCTCCTCAATTagacaaataaaaatttgttaggAGTGGCATCAATTGTTCAAGGTGAAATTAGGTGAGCCAAGTCACAATAGGACCGTGATGTTTGGGCTGATATTAAGTAGAAAGAGTTATCCTGACTATCAGTTATAGCGTACTGGTAAGCACTCTCCAACAAAATTGACATTCACATACTGTCATATGCTTTTCCAACATATTCTCATATCCAAACCTTCTACAACTAACCTGCCAATCTCCTAATTCTAACACTAATATTCCATAACATAGTATCCTACAAAGATTTGAGTAGAACGAGAGGAATAAAATAGATGAACCGAATCCCTGAAACTGTTCTCACTGGCCCTACTATAattgtttctctttctcttaacACAACATTGTAATGTTACTTACTACCACCACACCATCTGGATCCCTATTCTCTAACTCCAACACCACAGTAAACAATGAAATAAACAATAAGGCTTATCTTTCGTTTCTAACAATAACTTTGAGCGAGTATAAGCGAAGTGATGGTCTCGAAAGCACTTACTCAGAAATCCCTTCATAGACATAGCCAAACGAACCACGCCCCAAAAGCTCACCCTTCTGCCAGTTACCCGGGGTAATCACACGCTTGATTCTCCCATTAGGAGATATATTACTAGAATTAGGACCCGTGGTAGTGCTAGAAGAATCATCTTCGTTCGAAGTAGAAAACCCAGAAAACTCATCCACAATATCCGCAATCCTCGCCGCGTTTTCCTCCTCTTCTCTCTCCACCCTCACTCCACCAACTTCCCCTTCTTCCtcatcctcctcttccttttcttctccgtcctcatcttcatcagAAGCACTCAACTCCACGTAAGTCTCCTTCCCTCCCTCCCCTTTCGGCGCAAAATCCCGCAACAAATCCCATGTCGAACACGTCTCGTCCACCACCGAAACCCTAATCCCTGGCGGCGGCTTCAGCATCGGAGGCCGAAAACCCTTAATTCCTCCGCCGCCAGCGGTGCAGCAACCACTGCTCTCAGCAGGAACAACACACTCATCCAAAACCCTAGCCTCATACTCGCTCTCAACCGCTTCAATTTCCTCCTTCTCCTTCGCCTCCTCGTCCAACGCCTTCCCGTCGTGGTTCCGGAGCAACGGGATGTCGGAGGAGGAGCGGAGCTTCATGGCCTCCCAGGCGGCGGTCGGAATGGAGAAGTCCTCCGGGCCGGAGAGGCCGAGGCTTTGGCAAATCCGGTCGAACTCGCCCTCCACGCCATCGATTCGGAAGCTCCGGTGGCCGTAGAAGTCCATTGAACGCGTATATAACGAAGACGACGAGGAAGACGACGTGGAGACGGATGCGGAGTCACCTCGCAAAGAAGACGACGATCCGGCGTCGTATTCGAAGTGCTTGGCGGCGTTGCGGCGCTCGAGCTTGGGCTGCTGCTTCTTGCCTCGCGTCTTGCTCTTCTTGGGGTCCATGTTTGGAGGCTTCTTTCTATTGCCGAATAGTCGAGGTAGGTGATTCATGGCTCGCCAAATCCATCTAAACCCTCGTCGGACCGGGGAAACGCAACGCTTAGAGTGTTCACCTTTTCCAGAGgtgcacaaaataaaatgagtAGTTATGTGAAAGGGGCAGAAAGAAAGGTAGCGTACGATAAGAGCTGGTAAACGCCCAAGTAAAAAGGGACAGAAAACGCGGTGCCACGTGGATCACCTACACGTGACTCGGATTCTCCAACTCGACTAGCTTTTCCACTTTCTTCTGTGCTAACATTGTACCTCGCTTCGTCCGGCCTCACTTTGTaaattcatcatcatcattaattGCTGGatgtaaaatgaaataaataaaaaatctttacttctattttctttaaatacataattattattattcttctgTAAGAGCATTGACATGTACAATAGCTATTTACAGGCAGGACTggaaagggaagaaaaagagaattaaaagagtgaaattaatgaatataagaaaataagtaaaatgaGTGGAAGGATAATAGATTATGTGATTGATACGcagtgaaaaaaattaaatatttaatttaattatttattacagtattcttaaatttattttgttaaatttatttttaaataattatattatatatataatatatataataagttgaagaaaaaggttataaagtttttataaaagtaatatcacaacttaattttcaaattttattttactcaataaaattgaatatatataattttgaattatagaaTTGTGAATTTAGGtacatgatttttttataaaaaattgataaatattggCTCGgcataataaattaaagttatgtGCATAATTTGTTATGTTAAGacacataattgattatgtataAGGTCCTGATcaattatgtgttctatcataaAACATTAAGCATGCAACCATAATTTGTTATGTTTGGCAATAAACACTCatatatagaaaaaacaaatgtatataaagacaaaataaatcacattcataaatgttattttatatgcATATTTAGAaggtaaatttttaattatatttctaccTCTATTTTCTACTCATGAGTGAGGGGCCAAAATTATCACCTTCTTTTCCTTTCAATCCACCTATTTTTAATGCTAGTAGAGGGATACAAATAGTGATGGCAAAAAAATGTGTATATGTAGATATTCACtggaaaataaattgtttgtctaaaaaatagaaaagaaaaatgtgtcTAAAAAGTAAGTTATTAGCTTCTATAACAATCAATTAACtttgttttaagttattttttcaaataaatgaaaagccaaaataatttattaacatatGCAATTACCAATTTAATCATAGAGCATTTTAgttgatttcaaattttactaAGTATAATTTATTACTAACTTAAGATAATCAGTTTGTgtgaaacaatttttaattagcACCTTCATaggttaataaataaataaaaaattattcactcTTTTCGAGTATACTTTCAAAAACAATATTACAATGTTGATTTGATGTCTTTTTTACTTGTTTTCAGTTGTCAAAGAGTGCTTTCAAGGTTGTTgttgagaaatttttttaaaaggttatGTAGAGTTATTGAATTATTCTTATGCTATTTTTACTGTGTCTTTTTCTGTaacatctttcttttttcaattttgctTGAGTGTTTTTAATTGGTCTCTTTCTTCAgtgttgttaaaataaaaaagaaagaagtataCAATGAATCCTAACGTGTATTGAGCATGTGGGATTGTGCATTTATAAATAGGACAATAACAAAAGGCGGACTTAAGTTAGTTACATTTAACATTATTACAAGTATATTCTATTATAGGTTCTTGTAAAAGcttattgtttattgtttattgtttattgattattttgagTTAACAAAACTTAGTTTTGATGTCTCTAAATATCATCTTGTTttgaataaaatgataattaattttaatgtgttTAGTCATTTCAAGAAAGATGAGATTAAATCTAATATGAGTAGGAGTCTAATTATCACTATATGTTTCGTTTGAGTGACAACACcaaattgtaattatttaagtAATTGTTTTAGTCAAATAAGTTCATAAGTCGTTGAggacataattttatattatgctTATGCACTAGATCTTACcacaacattttatattttactcttCTAAGATATCAAGTaactgataatgctaattcttaccattatctaagcatcattttagtagcaaaatcaactcttctttagcttattacttgcttaaatcctctcttttatttagttttagtatttatttatattttgagctacattacgtaaataatactctaatcccttgttttttgatctattttgatgttaggaagatcctccattacattgaagagcctcggtgatccaggaagtcattgatttaacagtcattttcgcttaagcgagaataatttagcttaagcgagaatcactatcttctccaagaagaattctcacttaagcgagaataatttagcttaagcgagaattcgggcagtatatatactcacgaggcagaaagaaaaaagggtctttggttctttggaggtgcgatttcacgtctggagctcatggagggcgcgaggagcctgtgggaacatctcctcctcttcctttgggtctccttcttcttccatcttccatgtttgtaagctttagggttctccatggaaatggagaaccagattcatcttgttagggttagatgtagcctatgaactcttgtgtaatgaatgattgtttcgtatttataaatgccttttctatctattactagtattcttgtttctgatcttaaagcttgcatgtaatggggacgttcatgacttgattttggggtttcattgagccagggatgggatatgaaatcttgaactgaaacaagagtccttgtgggtcattgagccagggatgggatatgattcacatgttgtcttagatcctagttcctaatgcgggtttgcttgttagattgtccaagggattggagtttgataaggaaaacctaggctctttcacctaagggattaaggctagagtgttttagtggattgactttagtaaattgatagagaggagatgaaattggttatacacaagagtgcattggtgaaaactaaccttaacaatgtcatttcataccatttctagtcttttccatttccaagtgccttcaataccaaagtccaaccttgtaattacttgtgaatttatctttttgcacatattcttaaataatgagttgttcttgagtctagatgagttgttaatcgcaaaattttctagtattacgagtctcttgggaaaacgatacctggtcttaccacagtttattacttgaacgatttggtgcacttggcAAAGAGATTAACAGTAACCACCAATAGAAACACAAGATTTGGAAGTGGATCTTCTATCAAAAGGAGATCTTGTCCAATCAACATCTAAATAACAGACAACTTTAGTATGATTATTGTGATCATATAGCAAATCTTTTCTAGGAGATtctttaatgtactttaataaatgaatgagtGCATTCCGATTATTTGTACATGGAGAATTAAGAAATTGGCTCACCATATTGATTGTAAAAGAAATGTTAGAGCAAGTAACTGTAAGCTACTTCAACTTTTCAACTAATCTTCTATACTTTTCAAAATCTGAGAGTGGCTCACCCTAGTCAGATAAGAGTTTAGCATTAGGACTTATGGGTATGTCAATAGACTTTGAATTCATTAACTCAATTTCCTCTAAAATATTCAATGCATACTTCCTTTAAGAAGGAGAAATTTCATTATTGGATTGTGCTACCTCAATCCCCAAAAAATATCTAAGTTTACCAAAATCTTTAGTATGAAAACGGTGACAAAAGTGTCATTTCATCTATGAGATGTCATGGTGGTCAGTACCTACAAGAACAATGTCAAATAGATACACCCAACATTAGTGTGACAGTAAAAGACTAAATGATTTGTCTCACTACGAGTCATACGTGTTGGTGCAAGATGACTATAGAAGGAGATTAAATAGAGTTTGTagacaatttatatatttttatgcaaatatagaacaaataaataataatgttaaagaTAGATAATATACAACAATTTATAATAGTTTAACTTTAACGCAAGAGTTACGTCAAGTCAAGTTTCTTAAGCATCAAGCTTAAGAAGTTTCACTAATCAAATATACCAATTTGATTACAAAAAGTACACAAAACGCTCTAACAAGTATCCACATCTCTAGATAACACGAGTACTAACCTCTCTAAATATCAGGATTATTAACCTTTCTAGGTTAGTTTAATCTCTCCAAATAACCTTTttaatctctccatgagatcAAGAACTCTCAATggaatattaagaaaataatatcattaaaagagAGTACAAATAAACTCGCAAGGGTAAACTTCACAATGTAAAGAATATTACAATGGCTTTTCTCATAGCCCTTTGTTAGATCAAACTATTGTAATGAACACGATATGCTcttatcttttttatcattCCTTTCTCGTGAGTATCTTCATGTACTACTagtttttctcttattttttgtatatatttttctatgaatttctttttgtgttgttgtgcATCTTGTATATTTCTTCATAACCTTATTACTcctatttatatgcattttggGGTTATAATAGGTGAGGTTCTTTCTCTTCTAAATCTTCTTTAGTATCTTCttccatatttttcttttcttacaaaggaaatttcaaatataatatctCACGCTTTGTGTTTCTTCCATCTTgattttctccttctttccttttcaatattttctcattaatctttaatataattttcagaTCTTCTTCTTTGGATTCTTGTAAATCTTTAAtcaatcaattttcttttaatttttatctcatATCTAAGATGTACTTTATATATGAAGTATGGATGTAATCTTCTATTcaatataaaatgtaatatgCAATATTTCAATTCAACATAATATTTGAGCATATACATTATTTCCATAAACATGAccatttgaaatttataaatgttaattttgattttaaaatatgatttgcctattaaatattttcttttcatatttaaattatccaAAAGGAATGTGAtcattgttataaaatattagaataagaatatttaataaagaagTTAAATCATAGTGTTGGACTCATCCTTGTAGTTATCCGATGTATCACCTACTCAGTTCGTTTTGAATGGTCTTATAAGGTTTAATCTTTTCATCATCTGATTGGCTTTTCTTCACTTTGTCTCGTCAATTTTGACTTTTGAATCGTTTTCTAAGTAGATTCTTCTAATAGGCTTTCTTATGCCAATGATGTCATTTTTTCGATTTTGactttttttactcttttattcAACTCATACTTGAGTAGATCGATGAGTCACTTTATCTCTATTTCATTTGATGAATGTTACTTTGATATTATATCAtttgatgatgtttgattttATATCTTCTTATTAGTATTATTTAACTTGTATCATTTGTTTTGTGTTAAAGTAAATTTTGACAAAGCTATGTGTAACTTTGTGATAATATGTTAGATACAgtatgaataaattaaatacactCTTAATTGAATatgcaattaatgtaatcgattttgATTAAATGTTGgtcaaacacatttaaaaatatgaccattatAGTAGTTATGACTACcaagaaataaattttcaaacataacaaacttaattgaatatacAAAGCATATAATCAATTAAGCTTCAACACttaacaaagttttgaaaacttttctttccaaaTACCCATCACAacaatttgaaaatgatatatgcaaacacacgagctttaatcgattcaacaactaatgtaatcgattcaaactagTTGTTTTGTCACAATGCAAAACCATAAGTTGTCTGATGACCTTAGTTGATTACTATAACTCTGTAATCGATTGTCACTCAGATATGCTATTGTGCATGTGGTATTCATAACACAGAATCATACAGTATGCATACACAGATATAATCACATCATAAACACGATAGTATGCAGTCACATTAGTATGTTCAACATATGAATTTATCACACATTTTATGCAATTTCAAATCAACATATACATTAATATAACACATAGAAACTCCTTTTTGTTGTGACTTGACAACATTCAAGTGTTTTTATTATCagtgtgttgtcatcatcaaaaatcaacataacAGGGATTTGGTTCAACTATCAcatgtgctccccctatcaataatAATCACAGAGAAAGACATGTTTAAGGGTTTAGAAAACACATCTCTTGTTACCACgagagatgaaactcacttctcCTGAAGGCCACAAGGAATGAACactgatgaatcaatattttatactattcacTTAGTTTTCCACACCGAATTgtgttagtgaattgtgtttaattctcaattattgtctcattttcactatttgggcttaatttgactaataattcttattttaattagtttgaattatttgtgcctaattattccaattattatttgtaGGACCACTTTGGAATTATTATTGGGACGTAAAGAGAGATGTCACATCATTTATTGTTTTGCACATCAACATTTccttttaatttcgtttttaggTTAACTTTGGGCCATTTTTGGCCATCTTTTGTAGAAGCCCATTAGAAGGGCAAAATTATAATTTGGGGTTTATATACcccaaaatcagatttcatTTTGGCTCCCTCCTCCCCCGTTTTCACGTTTTCTCTCTAGGATTTTAGGTTCTTAGGcgttttcttcttctccccCCTTTTTGGGGGGGTTTAGGTTTTGttctctttccctttctttCTAATGAATCATTTATGTTTTCAACTGcaattttgtttcttgcttCCAATTTCCTTTGTTGTTTCGTTTCATTCTTCTAATTTCATGTGTTGTTTCATTGCATGCTTTCATTGGAATTTGTGTTTATGTTCGCTGCACTCAATTTAAACTCCCAATTCAATTGCATTTTGTGCATTCAATTTCGTTTTACAGTTTAGTTTCATTCGTTTGCCCGTTTTGCTTGTGCCAGTTTTGTTCCAGACTTAATGTTGTTTTCGGTTCTATTTTGCTGTTTTAATATCGTTCGACTTTGAACACAATTAACTAATATTATCGTTTGGCTTCACCACAAGTACGTTCGACTTATATCTCTTTCTGCTTTTCTTCTACTCTCCCTCATACCGACTGTACTTCTTTGTACCGTTCGGCTTCTAACACACTTCATcgttagaaccgttcggtcactgTTAGTACAGTTCAGCTCACTATTATTATGTTCGATTTCTACCTCTTCctgcttttcttttcctctcccACATACCGTTCGACTTTTAACTTTTCctatgcttttcttttcctctccctCATACCGGCTTTACTAATTTTTACCGCTCGGCTTTTAACACACCTCACTGTTAGAACCGTTCGGCCTCCCTAATAATATCGTTCGGTTTCTCATTTTCGCTTCAGTTTTTATGTCCACATTTacttcaatgttttcaattctgtttggttgtgttaattttgttttaatgttagcTTAAGTGTGCTTGGTTGGTCATTAGCTAAATTGCATCGTTTTCATGAGATCTCTAGACTATGAATTGTGATTTTGCGACTCTGACTTGGCATtctattaaatatgtttgtgtTCTTGCAATGGGTATACACTTAGTTTCCCAATTGGTGATTGTATCTCTGCTTAGTTGATCAATCTATATGGAGCAGAATGGATGAAATAGGTGCATTGCATTCACTTAGTTTGCAATTTTGAAGACTAGATTAaccttcgcttagttggttaattctagttggattaggggttagaggagtgtttatttttgttaatcTATGATTGGGAACAATGTTATTGAGCTGGTGATCAaccaattttaataattgtttaatctGCATTtcttgttaaattaattttatttagcaCAAATCTTcgcaaccccccccccccccaattTTGTGTCTGAACCTTTGACAGAGTAagttggtccttgagagacgacctaagagtcacttcctagtattatACTGTacttaattgcatattaatttgattcgggtacaACCTCGATCAAACAACTCATTTAAATGCTTCACGAAAGATGAGCACTTCCTTTGAATATTCATAAGGGAtgaacacttcctttgaatcttcacaaaggatgacaggcTATACTTAGTAgtaacaacaacactcaatcacactcctagCGAAAGTTCGCACTCTATgccaacaccaagttctcaaagccaaagcacaagggttacacaaaccctagaTCACACTTATCACAGAACAAAACAATCATATATGTTTTCATGTATTAGAATGAGAttctaaaacaaatatataaagatctcactcaaggatacctttAAAAATTCGTTGTTAGCTTTTTCTTccgtaataatcgattatccacttatggtaatccattatgcatttaatgaatgcacaacgacAAAAAACATGCCTAAAATCTGCAACAGCTAAtcgtgataattgattatggtaagttataatcaattatggataatcgattatcataggctggtaattgattattccaGAGACAAAATGAGTTTTTAGCAACCTTTAAAAACCTttttgtgataatcaattatcttatgTGTTAATAGATTATTGCAGAGTTTTTATGACTCTAAAACGAATTTTAAAGCAAATAATACATGGAATCAATAACAAATAAAGCCTTATACATAAATCTCCTTATTACAAAATCTTTAACACATAAAACAAGTCTTCAGAAAGGTCTTCTTGGAAAgtgagcacttgagacttgatttGGGCATACTTAAATCTACgagttcttttatttttattgttataattataatgaggaacatacttatttttaagaacttttttcttttgaaaagtatttttactacattcagCATGGGTTGTTTCATTTAGTagcttctttttatttatacaagaaaTGCATTCATCACTAttagtatatttttctttttcataatataagattttattttttaaatttttattttcttaaagagtattttcaaattttagttttaattcattaaaatcctttttcaatttcttgtgAGCAATATCAAACTTTTTAGATTCAATTAATAATTCTTTGTAAGTATCAAACAATTCATTATCACTATAATCAGAGTCTTCATAATCGCTAGAGGAACTTACTTGACTTTTAGATATATTGTCGTCTGCCATTAAACAAATATTAGTTTGCTCATTAGAGTCACTTGAGCTTGATGTTGATTTATATCATCATCCCAAGCAatgtatgttttctttttctttaagaacttctttgtatttctttcttcacccttctttggATTTGGGCAATTAGCTTTCATATGCCCTTTCTCTCCGTAACCATAACAACGGTAATTTGAGGAGGATTCTTGATTCTCCTTCCTCCCACTTTTGAATCTTCTCTTTCCTTTGGACTTCATGAACTTACTTagcttttttttatgatgagactcatattttcttcatcttcattaaAGTCCTTATCTTCTTTAACATTCTTTCTTTTATCAACCTCGCATTTGAAGGCTAACGTCtttttcttgcctttctctTCATCCTCATTTAATCTTCTGATATCAAGTTCATGTTCTCTCAACTTACCAAACAATACCACCATAGACATgatgttgagattttgtgactcgcTTATCGCAATCACCTTCGGCTGCCAAGTCATGTCCAAAGATTTaagaattttgatatttaactCATCATTATTGAAAGACTTACCTAACGCAATGAGATGATTCACAATATGATTGAAACACTTTTAAAGATCAATGATTATCTCTCCCTACTTCATGCGGATTATCTCGTATTCTTGGATCAAGGTATTCATTCTTACTCTTCTCACATCATTCATACCTTCATGAGTAATCCTTAGTATCTCTCACATCTCTTGAGCAGTCTTACATATAGAGATCATGTAAAAGTCATCAACAGTTAAGGCAcatgatataatattttgagCCCTTACATCTTGTTGAGTTCTTCTCCTATCATCATAGTTCCATTGATCACGGGGTTTTAGTTCCTgcaaattgttaataaaaattgtaGGATCAAAAGGACAATTTGTGACAGTTTCCCAAATCTCATTATCAAcaaattccataaaaatttgcattttgACTTTCTAAAAAACATAGTTTTCACTAGTAAACAAAGGAGGTTTATTAATAGAGGCACCCTCATCAAAGGTTTGATGTTGCCCCGCCATTTGAattactatcaaagcaagcttgATAGCAATTGTCAAAGTTGTGCAACGGAATGATAAATGTGAACAATAAACAAAGAGGGGGTGAAGTGGTTTCTTATCACAAATGTGTACCTTCaataattttctcttatttttaatttccttaacgaataattaaaataataaagagtaaggaagagagaaaattgcacagataattttatactagtttagATCATAAGGATCATACGTCCAATTGCTAATCTCAAACGGAGATTAACGTTCCACTATCGCAAAACCAATAAACTATTACAATGACACAAAAAGACAAGTTTAAGGGTTTAAAAAACACATTTCTTgttaccacaagagatgaaactcacttccgTTGAAGGCCACAAGGaatgaacacctcctttgaatgtttcacgaaggatgaccACTTCCtttgaatattgaaaaaggaTGAACACTtcatttgaatcttcacaaagcaTGACATGCTTT
This window of the Vigna angularis cultivar LongXiaoDou No.4 chromosome 7, ASM1680809v1, whole genome shotgun sequence genome carries:
- the LOC108320996 gene encoding mitogen-activated protein kinase kinase kinase 1 — its product is MNHLPRLFGNRKKPPNMDPKKSKTRGKKQQPKLERRNAAKHFEYDAGSSSSLRGDSASVSTSSSSSSSLYTRSMDFYGHRSFRIDGVEGEFDRICQSLGLSGPEDFSIPTAAWEAMKLRSSSDIPLLRNHDGKALDEEAKEKEEIEAVESEYEARVLDECVVPAESSGCCTAGGGGIKGFRPPMLKPPPGIRVSVVDETCSTWDLLRDFAPKGEGGKETYVELSASDEDEDGEEKEEEDEEEGEVGGVRVEREEEENAARIADIVDEFSGFSTSNEDDSSSTTTGPNSSNISPNGRIKRVITPGNWQKGELLGRGSFGYVYEGISEDGFFFAVKQVSLLDQGNQGRQSVYQLEQEIALLSQFEHENIVQYFGTEMDASNLYIFIELVTKGSLRNLYQTYTLRDSQVSAYTRQILHGLKYLHDRNIVHRDIKCANILVDANGSVKLSDFGLAKAIKLNDVKSCKGTAFWMAPEVVKGKQKGYGLPADIWSLGCTVLEMLTGQFPYSHLECMQALFRIGRGEPPIVPDSLSRDAQDFILQCLKVNPDERPSAAKLLNHTFVQRPLLSQTSGSASPYIRRG